A window of Rubricoccus marinus contains these coding sequences:
- a CDS encoding ABC transporter ATP-binding protein, which translates to MEDPEHEPVTGNAPPPPENVAIEMRNVHKAFGTKEVLKGISLAVERGTSGVVLGGSGTGKSVLTKHIVGLLKPDRGEVWVLGDRIDLMSGDPLDRKRLRLGYLFQGGALFDSMTVYENMRFFLDRHTKLSKGEKNDLVEESLEDVNLPQTKHQYPAELSGGQKKRIGLARTLILRPDIILYDEPTTGLDPVSVRVVADLIVKLRDTRGITSVAITHDLLAAEIITDRAFFIYDGKIIASGSLNEVRKEKHPVLEEFFQGTEAYGSA; encoded by the coding sequence ATGGAGGACCCCGAACACGAGCCGGTCACCGGCAACGCGCCGCCGCCGCCCGAAAACGTCGCGATCGAGATGCGGAACGTCCACAAAGCGTTCGGCACGAAGGAGGTGCTCAAGGGGATCAGCCTCGCCGTGGAGCGCGGCACGAGCGGCGTGGTCCTGGGCGGCTCCGGTACGGGCAAGAGCGTGCTCACCAAGCACATCGTGGGGCTGCTCAAGCCCGACCGCGGCGAGGTCTGGGTGCTCGGCGACCGCATCGACCTGATGAGCGGCGACCCGCTCGACCGCAAGAGGCTCCGCCTGGGCTACCTCTTCCAGGGCGGCGCGCTGTTCGACTCGATGACGGTCTACGAGAACATGCGGTTCTTCCTGGACCGTCACACCAAGCTCTCCAAGGGCGAGAAGAACGACCTGGTGGAGGAGAGCCTGGAGGACGTGAACCTGCCGCAGACCAAGCACCAGTACCCGGCCGAGCTTTCGGGCGGTCAGAAAAAGCGCATCGGGCTGGCGCGCACGCTCATCCTCCGGCCGGACATCATCCTGTATGACGAGCCCACGACGGGCCTCGACCCCGTCAGCGTCCGCGTCGTCGCCGACCTCATCGTCAAGCTCCGCGACACGCGCGGCATCACGTCGGTCGCCATCACGCACGACCTCCTCGCCGCCGAGATCATCACCGACCGGGCGTTCTTCATCTACGACGGGAAAATTATCGCCTCGGGCTCGCTCAACGAGGTGCGCAAAGAGAAGCACCCGGTCTTGGAGGAGTTCTTCCAGGGGACCGAGGCCTACGGCAGCGCCTAA
- a CDS encoding translocation/assembly module TamB domain-containing protein encodes MPTDPTRSPDPSGADAGAQGAAGTGASGDGAAPSGAPVSDGGASGAAPEAGRRSLGDVVLRWGAAALVGLLVLAGGLYLLVRTEAARVRIQSIAVDQIANLLADDAEVSVERLEGNFWTGARLLGLKVVRYGETVATVDTVLVEYDLKTLLRSRFSASQLYVKGPSVFVRQRPDSTFNVSGLLKPAEDDSTQSGFVVDIAELGVQRGLAELRWYNPDRDSVIVVRDLTLRASAFHSSPDSLVAAIDGVSLQAFAPEASGGGGPAAALTLAGAGAFSRERLALRDLALTSEAGTSVEGDAVFRFPQEGDNNAIPAFEANLQAQPFALADARAFTGLSIYGRPRVRLTADSDGERLDFTLRGSLDPETGNARPATVVLDGQIDIQPDGGPLATRVNGELRNLNPAALLGNPALEADLNGTVTADLRGRSPEALTGPFELALNDSRVGAQVVERLRVDGSFRTGAVDFRADAAVPGLIARARGAARPFDRVPSVETTGTISEFDLARLTGDPTKQARLRGDFAIEGRGTSLQTLIGSAAVTLDDAAFPVGTDGRILRLAGSELDATFRGGLAAFDADVRLASGGRLEAVGTADLTDEPIPYRVSQGQFTNLDLATLTGNPDQASDITGSFTLQGSGFDPQASDIAATLRLAPSRLPVGAEGLRVASANVDARLRNGGLTFSAAADLGDTGAFTATGTARPFADPLTYDASGSFTRLNVAAITGNEEQSSDLSGTFTARGSGIDPQTLTTSGTLNLASGYYGTRDIDGADLTFRLASGALAVGGTVALPEGQFALDVTGRPFDANPSFALGENTCFNGLDVGRLTDNPDLYTDLNGCFRGAISGFDPEVADGSGVITLRPSTINAAEVSGGQISFSLNDGAVGATVDLRFVPTASAIAGAEAPEASSLYAVFQGRPFAEEPTYALTGRTEFLDVNALLPSAPTQPLQLSADFNVEGVGFDPLEAVASGEIVAQPSAIAFAQIQALTLDFALDRGTLRLDTLLLQSDIATLNGGGQIAVFDTTAATDFHLVGEAADLSPLSAYANRPLTADRVALDLRIQGLAGEPLSINGTAEARTFAAGDLLLTGLDATLAATVDPQELLNGSGLSVQLDARFDLLQTASLRVQSGELTGSYDGEDIQLAGNVIVDQDRDVAFNARVEIDPEPDVAPGALGLLLERADFRLGDTRWSLAQESSILIGDVIRVRGLLLQSAETGQQIAADGTLNMNGEQNFVLTAEEVDIGVLTDLVGFGSLDGTLSATLLLTGPAEAPLLDGAITLEDLASNGELFGAMDAQVNYASGRLDLDAVLTHRDGEELLITGYVPTNFSLAGGSPELKDAAGDEGVQIRLQAGAFPVAWAQPFLAARGYTDIGGTLRADVTISGTQEAPDLTGNALLTGGRLGVAATGMTYAPLYADLGFEGNRILLEDVRITSPDTSATDTKLAVTGDITLQELSVGELDLTIQPSEFVAIDTRTYDRLVLDRGSRPLRLTGTLQNPVLRGSVVLASGDIYLTDELVPPELEPVELTNEQLRLVEARFGRRITRRDTAVSRFTDALDYELDVEIRRNVWIRSESGLPFAIEFSGDVEASKRPFADGSNLSGTINLVRGNVETLGKRFELQRGTLVFDGGSALGARVDLLATLDAKLKQGSVRSPIEIDLRVIGQLDQNPEIRLSSPQLSDPADIVSVIATGQLSGDLFGANAVTGLGTGLALGQISGLVEGVASEALGLDLVEIDSDGSDLVIRIGKYLTSDLFTSLGYVVVPSPTDRSATDDTRFVAGLDYELYSWLLAQGEYSGERGIGGGLRTEIAW; translated from the coding sequence ATGCCCACCGATCCCACCCGCTCCCCCGACCCCTCGGGCGCCGACGCCGGCGCCCAGGGCGCAGCGGGTACAGGCGCCTCTGGCGACGGGGCCGCTCCGAGCGGCGCGCCCGTCTCGGACGGCGGCGCCTCTGGCGCGGCGCCAGAGGCGGGACGGCGCTCGCTGGGCGACGTCGTCCTCCGGTGGGGCGCGGCGGCGCTTGTCGGCCTCTTGGTGCTCGCGGGCGGGCTGTACCTGCTGGTGCGGACCGAGGCGGCGCGCGTACGCATCCAGAGCATCGCCGTGGACCAGATCGCGAACCTCCTCGCGGACGACGCCGAGGTAAGCGTGGAGCGCCTGGAGGGCAACTTCTGGACCGGCGCGCGGCTTCTCGGCCTCAAGGTCGTCCGCTACGGGGAGACCGTCGCGACGGTCGATACCGTGCTGGTGGAGTACGACCTCAAAACGCTGCTCCGCTCCCGGTTTTCGGCCAGCCAGCTGTACGTCAAGGGGCCATCGGTTTTCGTGCGCCAGAGGCCGGACAGCACGTTCAACGTCTCCGGCCTGCTCAAGCCCGCCGAGGACGACTCCACCCAAAGCGGCTTCGTCGTCGACATCGCCGAGTTGGGCGTGCAGCGCGGCCTCGCCGAGCTCCGCTGGTACAACCCGGACCGCGACTCCGTGATCGTCGTGCGCGACCTCACGCTACGCGCCAGCGCCTTCCACTCTAGCCCGGACAGCCTCGTCGCCGCCATTGACGGCGTCTCGCTTCAGGCCTTCGCGCCCGAGGCCTCTGGCGGCGGCGGCCCCGCCGCCGCGCTCACGCTTGCCGGGGCGGGCGCGTTCTCGCGCGAGAGGCTCGCCCTGCGCGACCTCGCGCTGACGAGCGAGGCCGGCACGAGCGTCGAGGGAGACGCCGTGTTCCGCTTCCCGCAGGAAGGCGACAACAACGCGATCCCCGCGTTTGAGGCCAACCTCCAGGCCCAGCCGTTCGCCCTCGCCGACGCCCGCGCCTTTACAGGGCTCTCCATCTACGGCCGTCCCCGCGTACGCCTCACCGCCGACTCCGACGGCGAGCGGCTGGACTTCACGCTGCGCGGCTCGCTGGACCCCGAGACCGGGAATGCCCGCCCCGCGACGGTCGTCCTGGACGGCCAGATCGACATCCAGCCCGACGGCGGGCCTCTGGCGACGCGCGTCAACGGCGAGCTCCGCAACCTCAACCCAGCCGCGCTTCTGGGCAACCCCGCTCTGGAGGCGGACCTCAATGGGACCGTGACCGCCGACCTCCGGGGCCGCTCGCCAGAGGCGCTGACCGGCCCGTTCGAGCTCGCGCTCAACGACAGCCGCGTGGGCGCGCAGGTCGTGGAGCGGCTGCGCGTGGACGGCTCGTTCCGGACGGGCGCCGTCGACTTCCGCGCCGACGCCGCCGTGCCTGGCCTCATCGCCCGCGCCAGAGGCGCCGCGCGGCCGTTCGACCGCGTGCCGTCGGTCGAGACGACGGGCACGATCTCCGAGTTCGACCTCGCGCGCCTGACGGGCGACCCGACCAAACAAGCGCGGCTGCGCGGCGACTTCGCGATTGAGGGACGCGGGACCTCGCTGCAAACCCTCATCGGCAGCGCGGCCGTCACGCTGGACGACGCCGCGTTCCCCGTCGGCACCGACGGGCGCATCCTCCGCCTCGCCGGCAGCGAGCTCGACGCCACGTTCCGCGGCGGCCTAGCCGCCTTCGACGCCGACGTTCGCCTGGCCTCTGGCGGGCGCCTCGAAGCCGTCGGCACGGCGGACCTCACCGATGAGCCCATCCCCTACCGCGTCTCGCAGGGCCAGTTCACCAACCTCGACCTCGCGACGCTGACCGGCAACCCGGACCAGGCCTCCGACATCACCGGCTCGTTTACGCTGCAAGGCAGCGGCTTCGACCCACAGGCGTCCGACATCGCCGCGACGCTCCGCCTCGCGCCCAGCCGCCTCCCGGTTGGCGCCGAAGGCCTCCGCGTGGCCAGCGCAAACGTGGACGCCCGCCTGCGCAACGGCGGGCTCACCTTTAGCGCCGCCGCCGACCTGGGCGACACCGGGGCGTTCACCGCAACGGGCACCGCGCGCCCCTTTGCAGACCCGCTGACCTACGACGCCAGCGGCTCGTTCACGCGCCTCAACGTGGCCGCCATCACGGGCAACGAGGAGCAGTCCTCGGACCTGAGCGGCACGTTTACCGCCAGAGGCTCGGGCATCGACCCGCAGACGCTGACCACGAGCGGCACGCTCAACCTCGCCTCCGGCTACTACGGCACGCGCGACATCGACGGCGCGGACCTCACCTTCCGCCTGGCCTCTGGCGCGCTCGCCGTTGGCGGGACGGTCGCGCTGCCTGAAGGGCAGTTCGCGCTCGACGTGACCGGGCGGCCGTTCGACGCCAACCCGTCGTTCGCGCTGGGCGAGAACACGTGCTTTAACGGCCTGGACGTGGGCCGCCTGACCGACAACCCGGACCTCTACACCGACCTCAACGGCTGCTTCCGCGGGGCGATCTCCGGCTTCGATCCCGAAGTCGCCGATGGCTCGGGCGTGATCACGCTCCGGCCCTCCACCATCAACGCCGCCGAGGTCTCGGGCGGGCAGATCTCGTTCTCGCTCAACGACGGTGCCGTTGGCGCGACGGTCGACCTCCGCTTTGTGCCCACGGCCTCGGCCATCGCGGGCGCCGAGGCGCCAGAGGCCAGCTCGCTGTACGCGGTCTTCCAGGGCCGGCCCTTTGCCGAGGAGCCCACCTACGCGCTGACCGGCCGCACGGAGTTCTTGGATGTCAACGCGCTGCTGCCCTCGGCCCCCACGCAGCCGCTCCAACTCTCCGCCGACTTCAACGTCGAAGGCGTCGGGTTCGACCCTCTGGAGGCCGTGGCCTCTGGCGAGATCGTGGCGCAGCCGTCCGCCATCGCGTTCGCGCAGATCCAAGCGCTCACGCTGGACTTCGCGCTGGACCGCGGCACGCTCCGGTTGGACACGCTCCTGCTCCAATCGGACATCGCGACGCTCAACGGCGGCGGCCAGATCGCCGTTTTCGACACGACCGCCGCGACCGACTTCCACCTCGTCGGCGAAGCCGCTGACCTCTCCCCGCTTTCCGCCTACGCCAACCGGCCGCTCACCGCCGACCGCGTCGCGCTCGACCTCCGCATCCAGGGGCTCGCCGGCGAGCCGCTCAGCATCAACGGGACGGCCGAGGCCCGCACCTTCGCCGCTGGCGACCTCCTTCTCACCGGGCTCGACGCCACGCTGGCGGCGACGGTGGACCCGCAGGAACTCCTCAACGGTAGCGGGCTCAGCGTACAGCTCGATGCCAGGTTTGACTTGCTCCAAACGGCTTCGCTCCGCGTCCAGAGCGGGGAGCTAACCGGGAGCTACGACGGCGAGGACATCCAGCTCGCGGGCAACGTCATCGTGGACCAGGACCGTGACGTGGCGTTCAACGCGCGCGTCGAGATCGACCCGGAGCCGGACGTGGCGCCGGGCGCGCTCGGGTTGCTGCTGGAGCGCGCGGACTTCCGCCTGGGCGATACGCGGTGGTCCCTCGCGCAGGAGAGCAGCATCCTGATCGGGGACGTGATCCGCGTTCGCGGCCTGCTCCTTCAGAGCGCCGAGACGGGTCAGCAGATCGCCGCCGACGGCACGCTGAACATGAACGGCGAGCAGAACTTCGTGCTCACCGCCGAGGAGGTCGACATCGGCGTGCTCACCGACCTCGTCGGCTTTGGTAGCCTGGACGGCACGCTCTCCGCGACGCTGCTCCTCACCGGCCCGGCGGAGGCGCCGCTGCTCGACGGCGCCATCACGCTTGAAGACCTCGCCTCCAACGGTGAGCTCTTTGGCGCGATGGATGCCCAGGTGAACTACGCCAGCGGCCGGCTGGACCTGGACGCCGTGCTCACGCACCGCGACGGCGAGGAGCTCCTCATCACGGGATATGTCCCGACCAACTTCTCGCTCGCGGGCGGAAGCCCCGAACTCAAAGACGCCGCCGGGGACGAGGGCGTCCAGATCCGTCTCCAAGCGGGCGCGTTCCCCGTTGCGTGGGCGCAGCCGTTCCTCGCCGCAAGAGGCTACACCGACATCGGCGGCACGCTCCGCGCGGACGTTACCATCTCGGGCACGCAAGAGGCCCCGGACCTGACGGGCAACGCGCTGCTCACCGGCGGGCGCCTCGGCGTCGCGGCGACGGGCATGACGTACGCCCCGCTCTACGCTGACCTCGGCTTCGAGGGCAACCGGATCCTCTTGGAGGATGTGCGGATCACGAGCCCTGACACGAGCGCGACCGACACCAAGCTGGCCGTCACGGGCGATATCACGCTACAGGAGCTGTCGGTCGGCGAGTTGGACCTCACGATCCAGCCCAGCGAGTTCGTCGCCATCGACACGCGGACGTATGACCGCCTGGTTCTGGACCGCGGCAGCCGCCCGCTCCGCCTTACCGGCACGCTTCAAAACCCCGTCCTACGCGGCTCGGTCGTGCTGGCCTCTGGCGACATCTACCTCACGGACGAGCTGGTCCCGCCCGAGTTGGAGCCCGTCGAGCTCACCAACGAACAGCTCCGCTTGGTAGAGGCGCGCTTCGGCCGCCGCATCACCAGGCGCGATACCGCCGTGAGCCGCTTTACCGACGCGCTGGACTACGAGTTGGACGTCGAGATCCGTCGCAACGTATGGATCCGCAGCGAGTCCGGGTTGCCGTTCGCCATCGAGTTCAGCGGAGACGTGGAGGCGTCCAAGCGCCCGTTCGCGGACGGCAGCAACCTTTCGGGCACCATCAACCTCGTGCGCGGCAACGTGGAAACGCTGGGCAAGCGGTTCGAGCTCCAGCGCGGCACGCTCGTCTTCGACGGCGGCTCCGCCCTGGGCGCCAGGGTGGACCTGCTGGCCACGCTGGACGCGAAGCTTAAACAAGGCTCGGTCCGATCCCCCATCGAGATCGACCTGCGCGTGATCGGCCAGTTGGACCAGAACCCCGAGATCCGCCTCAGCAGTCCGCAGCTTTCGGACCCCGCCGACATCGTCTCGGTGATCGCGACGGGACAGCTCTCCGGCGACCTCTTCGGCGCCAACGCCGTCACGGGCCTGGGCACGGGCCTGGCGCTGGGCCAGATCTCCGGCCTGGTCGAAGGCGTCGCGAGTGAAGCCCTGGGCCTGGACCTCGTCGAGATCGACTCCGACGGCTCCGACTTGGTGATCCGCATCGGGAAGTACCTCACGAGCGACCTCTTCACCTCGCTAGGCTACGTCGTGGTCCCGAGCCCGACCGACCGGAGCGCGACCGATGACACCCGCTTCGTGGCCGGTCTGGACTACGAGCTCTACAGCTGGCTTCTGGCGCAGGGCGAGTACTCCGGCGAGCGCGGCATCGGCGGCGGCCTCCGCACGGAGATCGCCTGGTAG
- a CDS encoding MlaE family ABC transporter permease — protein sequence MEPPVQPTPDGPLPALSDSLTQRLRSSRRSRLNEKILQEKDFEQKALEIEAETRAVVAASGGFFDRAGAFFSFTWRYFARVWRRPYEIKELFNQMDEVGSKSLMLTGVVGFAIGIVLAMQSRGTLARFGAESFLPSMLALSVIKEIGPVLTSLVLAGRLGAGMGAELGSMRVTEQIDALEVAALKPFHYLVITRVLACVIMFPIMTLITDVLALAGGYLEATLSGGMDIRVFIATAFDSLRIADVVSDTGKTALFGFIVGIVSCFLGYNVRGGTREVGRAAMQAVVVSSLLILVTDVIWVRISIMIFGDISNAA from the coding sequence ATGGAGCCCCCGGTCCAGCCCACTCCAGACGGCCCTCTGCCCGCCCTCTCGGACTCGCTCACGCAGCGGCTCCGCAGCTCGCGGCGCTCTCGCCTCAACGAGAAGATCCTCCAAGAGAAGGACTTCGAGCAGAAGGCCCTTGAGATCGAGGCCGAGACGCGCGCCGTCGTGGCCGCCAGCGGCGGGTTTTTCGACCGCGCGGGCGCGTTCTTCAGCTTCACGTGGCGCTACTTCGCGCGGGTGTGGCGGCGCCCGTACGAGATCAAGGAGCTGTTCAACCAGATGGATGAGGTGGGCTCCAAAAGCCTCATGCTGACCGGCGTGGTCGGCTTCGCCATCGGCATCGTTCTCGCGATGCAGAGCCGCGGCACGCTCGCGCGCTTTGGCGCTGAGAGCTTCCTGCCGTCGATGCTCGCGCTGAGCGTGATCAAAGAGATCGGGCCGGTGCTCACGAGCCTTGTGCTCGCCGGACGCCTGGGCGCCGGCATGGGCGCCGAGTTGGGCTCGATGCGCGTGACCGAGCAGATCGACGCGCTGGAGGTGGCGGCGCTCAAGCCGTTCCACTACCTCGTCATCACGCGCGTCCTCGCTTGCGTCATCATGTTCCCCATCATGACGCTTATCACCGACGTACTGGCCCTCGCTGGCGGCTACCTGGAAGCCACGCTTTCGGGCGGGATGGACATCCGCGTCTTTATCGCTACGGCGTTCGACTCGCTCCGCATCGCGGACGTGGTCTCGGACACCGGTAAAACGGCACTCTTCGGCTTCATCGTCGGCATCGTGAGCTGCTTCCTGGGCTACAACGTGCGCGGCGGCACCCGCGAGGTGGGCCGCGCAGCCATGCAAGCCGTGGTGGTGAGCAGCCTCCTCATCCTCGTCACCGACGTGATCTGGGTGCGCATCTCGATCATGATCTTCGGCGACATCTCCAACGCCGCCTGA
- a CDS encoding J domain-containing protein, with amino-acid sequence MSASRYKRLNAARRRSVPRFCSLVADSRDPFRTLRLPYTAGPTDVRQAFRRLAWEVHPDRGGSARDFHDVRVAYGALTQDLEGARRLWRPPPEAAHSRYAAGLDPSEYPTCPIRVTSERGRRTVAYDVGARPPEWTPTRTPPPGGTCVARAEATEDTPAFGVWTVPLDDHRFRCVFGPPPADT; translated from the coding sequence GTGAGCGCCTCTCGTTACAAGAGGCTCAACGCGGCACGCCGCCGCAGCGTGCCCCGCTTTTGCTCCCTCGTGGCCGACTCCCGCGATCCGTTCCGAACGCTCCGCCTGCCTTACACCGCAGGGCCGACCGACGTACGCCAGGCCTTCCGGCGCCTCGCCTGGGAAGTGCACCCCGACCGGGGCGGCTCGGCGCGCGACTTCCACGACGTCCGCGTCGCCTACGGCGCGCTCACCCAAGACCTCGAAGGCGCCCGTCGCCTCTGGCGCCCCCCGCCAGAGGCCGCGCACTCGCGCTACGCCGCCGGCCTGGACCCCAGTGAGTACCCGACCTGCCCGATCCGCGTCACGTCGGAGCGCGGGCGGCGGACCGTGGCGTACGACGTAGGCGCCCGCCCGCCGGAGTGGACGCCGACCCGAACCCCGCCGCCCGGCGGCACCTGCGTCGCGCGCGCCGAGGCGACCGAGGACACGCCCGCGTTCGGCGTCTGGACCGTTCCGCTGGACGATCACCGCTTCCGCTGCGTCTTCGGCCCGCCTCCCGCCGACACGTAG
- a CDS encoding BamA/OMP85 family outer membrane protein, which produces MPFSRLSFVAAFVVGLVASGAAAQEGAPLVFVNDDTQVSALSFEAVDGSLTLDPASLELQVATTAPTFFEKAPWRYLSPGAPPPHPLNPIELQKDVVRLQRYYERNGFPRSLVDYTVDLDTARNAAGVTFQIAEGPPLVLEGVEFGKPSAPPVTESLMPELREEWLDYVETLGLQTGERLTEFSLVSLQNRTRQWLRTRSYAWADVSYERFIDSTGLAATVRLKVSPGPPTTYGEIVIERVDSTAQANITDNVILRELPFRPGDPFDAGDLAVGQREIFGLGVFQLATVDVEPQSPPYDSTATIIVRVREAPLRVLRAFGGYFTEGGVTGRLEATHRNAFGGARNATATIEARTGILDQSNVVDGLYDYRASLALRQPYVGYRALSYTLTPAVRSRNDEIERSVSASLTNTLLFTRSTLQTAAVNASFQNRRVDPFGTATNGFFDLRNILQGDSTLAVTTTAVGVDVTAGFVDNPLQPRSGVILRPSARVATPLATDYQYARGALSASAFYPFGDRTGLTAKGTVGAFSTYGGTTLSNPIAYVLLRDQYFYGGGATDVRGWAVTQLGPKVINFRIADVLGSRGEVTRQDTTVTGYAGIGGTRKLFGSVQLNLPFFLGPQWGSNVFVDAGMISAAADFDLDEAFGASQATEDLEDILRNEGGLRVATGAGLQYLTPIGFVGFALGVKLNPSYFDLRNPEQIFCGPTDARGAVPDDSGALFCDAGFADAARNGQAFDFEGVAPSKGFFGLIPQARRLQLQITFGQSF; this is translated from the coding sequence GTGCCCTTCTCCCGCCTCTCTTTCGTCGCGGCCTTCGTGGTCGGTCTCGTTGCCTCTGGCGCGGCGGCTCAAGAGGGCGCCCCGCTGGTGTTCGTCAACGACGACACGCAGGTGTCCGCGCTCTCGTTCGAGGCCGTTGACGGGAGCCTGACGCTGGACCCCGCGTCGCTTGAGCTCCAGGTCGCGACCACGGCGCCGACGTTTTTCGAGAAGGCCCCGTGGCGGTACCTGAGTCCCGGCGCGCCGCCGCCGCACCCGCTCAACCCCATCGAGCTGCAGAAAGACGTGGTGCGCCTTCAGCGCTACTACGAACGCAACGGCTTTCCCCGCTCGCTCGTGGACTACACGGTGGACCTGGACACCGCCCGCAACGCGGCAGGCGTTACGTTCCAGATCGCCGAGGGCCCGCCGCTGGTGCTTGAAGGCGTGGAGTTCGGCAAGCCCTCCGCGCCGCCCGTGACCGAGTCGCTTATGCCGGAGTTGCGCGAGGAATGGCTGGACTACGTGGAGACGCTGGGGCTCCAAACCGGCGAGCGCCTGACCGAGTTCAGCCTCGTCTCGCTCCAGAACCGGACGCGCCAGTGGCTCCGCACGCGCAGCTACGCCTGGGCCGATGTCAGCTACGAACGCTTTATCGACTCGACCGGCCTGGCCGCAACGGTCCGCCTCAAGGTCTCCCCGGGGCCTCCGACGACCTACGGCGAGATCGTGATCGAGCGCGTTGATTCCACCGCGCAGGCGAACATCACGGACAACGTCATCCTCCGCGAGCTCCCGTTCCGGCCCGGCGACCCCTTCGATGCAGGCGATCTCGCCGTGGGGCAACGCGAGATCTTCGGCCTCGGCGTCTTCCAGCTTGCAACGGTCGACGTGGAACCCCAGTCGCCCCCGTACGACTCCACGGCGACGATCATCGTCCGGGTTCGGGAGGCGCCGCTGCGCGTGCTCCGCGCCTTCGGCGGGTACTTCACCGAGGGCGGCGTGACCGGCCGGCTAGAAGCCACGCACCGCAACGCGTTTGGCGGCGCCCGCAACGCGACGGCCACCATCGAAGCACGGACGGGCATCCTCGACCAGAGCAACGTCGTGGACGGGCTCTACGACTATCGCGCCTCCCTCGCGCTGCGGCAGCCATACGTGGGCTACCGCGCACTCTCCTACACGCTCACGCCCGCCGTCCGCTCGCGCAACGACGAGATCGAGCGCTCGGTCTCGGCCAGCCTAACGAACACGCTGCTGTTCACGCGCTCCACGCTCCAAACGGCAGCCGTCAACGCGAGCTTCCAGAACCGCCGCGTGGACCCCTTCGGTACGGCTACGAACGGGTTCTTCGACCTCCGCAACATCCTCCAGGGCGACAGCACGCTTGCCGTGACCACCACCGCCGTTGGCGTGGACGTAACGGCAGGCTTCGTGGACAACCCGCTGCAACCGCGCAGCGGCGTCATCCTGCGGCCGTCGGCGCGCGTGGCGACGCCTCTGGCGACGGACTACCAGTACGCCCGCGGCGCGCTCAGCGCCTCGGCGTTTTACCCCTTCGGCGACCGCACCGGCCTGACCGCTAAGGGCACCGTTGGCGCGTTCTCGACCTATGGTGGGACCACGCTGTCGAACCCGATCGCCTACGTCCTCTTGCGCGACCAGTATTTCTACGGCGGCGGCGCGACCGACGTGCGCGGTTGGGCGGTAACGCAGCTCGGCCCGAAGGTCATCAACTTCCGCATCGCGGACGTGCTGGGCAGCCGCGGCGAGGTCACGCGGCAGGACACGACCGTGACGGGCTACGCGGGAATCGGCGGCACGCGGAAGCTGTTCGGCTCCGTTCAGCTGAACCTCCCGTTCTTCCTAGGCCCCCAGTGGGGCTCCAACGTTTTCGTAGACGCGGGCATGATCTCCGCCGCCGCCGACTTCGACCTGGACGAGGCCTTTGGCGCGAGCCAGGCGACGGAGGACTTGGAGGACATCCTCCGCAACGAGGGCGGCCTCCGCGTGGCGACGGGCGCCGGCTTGCAATACCTGACGCCCATCGGGTTCGTCGGCTTCGCGCTCGGCGTCAAGCTCAACCCGTCCTATTTCGACCTCCGCAACCCGGAGCAGATCTTCTGCGGCCCGACCGACGCCAGAGGCGCGGTTCCGGACGACAGCGGCGCGCTGTTCTGCGACGCCGGGTTTGCCGACGCCGCCCGCAACGGTCAGGCGTTTGACTTCGAGGGCGTCGCGCCGTCGAAGGGCTTTTTCGGCCTGATCCCGCAGGCCCGCCGCCTCCAGTTGCAGATCACCTTCGGGCAGTCGTTCTAG